A genomic segment from Barrientosiimonas humi encodes:
- a CDS encoding MarR family winged helix-turn-helix transcriptional regulator has product MGIADDAVEVRSSGWRTLAALHGRIEASLERELVREHGLSVVEFTVLDALSRQDGWHMRISQLARAAALSPSATTRLVNRLEDRGLLTRVLCADDRRGIYTELTAAGKKAYRAARPTHDRVLGEALDEAADVPELAELVGFLHQRAPV; this is encoded by the coding sequence ATGGGAATCGCCGACGACGCCGTGGAGGTGCGCTCCTCGGGCTGGCGCACGCTCGCGGCGCTGCACGGGCGCATCGAGGCCTCTCTCGAGCGCGAGCTGGTGCGCGAGCACGGGCTGTCGGTCGTGGAGTTCACCGTGCTCGACGCGCTGTCCCGTCAGGACGGCTGGCACATGCGCATCTCCCAGCTGGCCCGCGCGGCGGCCCTGTCGCCGAGCGCCACGACGCGCCTGGTCAACCGCCTCGAGGACCGCGGCCTGCTCACCCGGGTGCTGTGCGCCGACGACCGCCGCGGCATCTACACCGAGCTGACCGCTGCCGGGAAGAAGGCCTACCGGGCCGCCCGCCCCACCCACGACCGGGTGCTCGGCGAGGCCCTCGACGAGGCCGCCGACGTCCCCGAGCTCGCCGAGCTGGTCGGCTTCCTGCACCAGCGCGCCCCGGTCTGA
- a CDS encoding MFS transporter — translation MPLLLDLTPLRVSPSYRRLWSGFTLSGVGAQLATVAIGLQVYDITRSTFAVGIVGLCALVPLVVMGLYGGAIVDHYDRRKVALAAGLLLWVVSILNTVQAALGNTHVGVLYALVGLYNAGFGVVSPARSAIYPRLLDRSLLPAANALSVTAMNISMTVGPLLAGLLVDWGGYVTAYAVDAALFTFAVWGILRLEPIPPEADPEADPAAVRRRPGFASVLDGLRFLGTRPNVRMTFLADFCAMILAQPRALFPAVAVLSFGGGAKTVGVLSAAVAVGAVVAMLVSGPLGRVRRQGLAVIVSVALWGVSIVGFGLAVAAANGALPRGWALWLGALALAGAGAADSVSAVFRTTILQAATPDHLRGRLQGVFVVVVAGGPRLGDVVAGSLATVSTEAWAAIVGGVLCVVAVLALAAWQRGFVRYDAHHPTP, via the coding sequence GTGCCCCTGCTGCTCGACCTGACCCCGTTGCGGGTCAGCCCCTCCTACCGCCGGCTGTGGAGCGGCTTCACGCTGAGCGGGGTCGGTGCGCAGCTGGCCACGGTGGCGATCGGGCTGCAGGTCTACGACATCACCCGGTCCACGTTCGCCGTCGGCATCGTCGGGCTGTGCGCGCTCGTGCCGCTGGTCGTCATGGGGCTCTACGGCGGCGCGATCGTCGACCACTACGACCGGCGCAAGGTCGCGCTCGCCGCCGGCCTGCTGCTGTGGGTGGTCTCGATCCTCAACACCGTGCAGGCCGCGCTCGGCAACACTCACGTCGGCGTGCTCTATGCGCTGGTCGGGCTCTACAACGCCGGTTTCGGGGTGGTGAGCCCGGCGCGCTCGGCGATCTATCCGCGGCTGCTGGACCGGTCGCTGCTGCCGGCCGCCAACGCGCTCAGCGTGACGGCGATGAACATCTCGATGACGGTGGGGCCGCTGCTCGCCGGGCTGCTCGTCGACTGGGGTGGCTACGTCACCGCCTACGCCGTCGACGCCGCCCTGTTCACCTTCGCCGTCTGGGGCATCCTGCGGCTGGAACCCATTCCGCCAGAAGCGGATCCGGAGGCCGACCCCGCCGCCGTGCGGCGTCGTCCGGGCTTCGCCTCGGTGCTCGACGGGCTTCGCTTCCTCGGCACCCGCCCCAACGTGCGAATGACCTTCCTCGCCGACTTCTGCGCGATGATCCTGGCCCAGCCGCGGGCCCTGTTCCCCGCGGTCGCGGTGCTCAGCTTCGGCGGCGGCGCCAAGACCGTGGGGGTGCTGTCGGCGGCCGTCGCGGTGGGTGCCGTGGTGGCGATGCTGGTCTCCGGCCCGCTCGGTCGCGTACGCCGTCAGGGGCTCGCCGTCATCGTCTCGGTCGCCCTGTGGGGCGTCTCGATCGTGGGCTTCGGGCTGGCGGTCGCCGCGGCGAACGGGGCGCTGCCGCGCGGGTGGGCGCTGTGGCTGGGCGCGCTCGCGCTGGCCGGCGCCGGCGCGGCCGACTCGGTCAGCGCGGTCTTTCGCACCACGATCCTGCAGGCCGCGACGCCCGACCACCTGCGCGGCCGGCTGCAGGGCGTCTTCGTCGTGGTGGTCGCCGGCGGTCCGCGGCTGGGCGACGTGGTCGCCGGCTCGCTGGCCACCGTCTCCACCGAGGCCTGGGCGGCCATCGTCGGAGGCGTGCTGTGCGTGGTCGCGGTGCTCGCGCTGGCGGCGTGGCAGCGCGGCTTCGTGCGCTACGACGCCCATCACCCGACGCCCTGA
- a CDS encoding histidine phosphatase family protein, translated as MRLLLIRHGQTPANVAHSLDTLLPGPGLTELGTEQAAAIPDAVADQGVQAVYASRALRAQLTAAPLAEALGVPVQELAGMHEVQAGDVERCNDRESIEQYLGVLFEWAHGNLDVRMPGGETGEEFVARMDDSLRQVAGSGADVAAVVSHGAAIRVWTTLRAGNLGARFAEHNPLGNTGVVVVEGDPDSGWIATSWMGAPLGGPGVDDADPFDGPAGEPLTA; from the coding sequence GTGCGCCTCCTGCTGATCCGTCACGGCCAGACGCCCGCCAACGTCGCTCACTCGCTCGACACGCTGCTGCCCGGCCCCGGGCTCACCGAGCTCGGGACCGAGCAGGCGGCGGCCATCCCCGACGCCGTCGCCGACCAGGGCGTCCAGGCGGTGTACGCCTCCCGCGCCCTGCGTGCGCAGCTCACCGCCGCGCCGCTCGCCGAGGCGCTGGGGGTGCCGGTGCAGGAGCTGGCGGGGATGCACGAGGTGCAGGCCGGTGACGTCGAGCGCTGCAACGACCGGGAGAGCATCGAGCAGTACCTCGGGGTGCTCTTCGAGTGGGCCCACGGCAACCTCGACGTGCGGATGCCCGGCGGCGAGACCGGCGAGGAGTTCGTCGCGCGGATGGACGACTCGCTGCGCCAGGTCGCGGGCAGCGGCGCCGACGTCGCGGCGGTCGTGAGCCACGGCGCGGCGATCCGCGTCTGGACCACGCTGCGCGCCGGCAACCTCGGCGCCCGGTTCGCCGAGCACAACCCGCTCGGCAACACCGGCGTGGTCGTCGTCGAGGGCGACCCCGACTCTGGTTGGATCGCGACGAGCTGGATGGGTGCTCCGCTCGGCGGCCCCGGCGTCGACGACGCCGACCCGTTCGACGGCCCGGCCGGGGAGCCGCTCACCGCCTGA
- a CDS encoding SGNH/GDSL hydrolase family protein: protein MTTSPLRAAGLLTAAAALVLSSTTPAQAAAGDYVALGDSYSADVGTRAKVDDCYRSPYGYPALVAQTYGLNLDYQACTGATTSSVIDSQLGTLGSGTGYVTMTIGGNDVGFSSILTECAQPGWMSDCEGAIAGGRAILRDQLPGRYDNLFGQVRTKAANAAVTVGGYPRIFNGEDCNALTFFAPDEQSSLNTATGELNTLARGKATGAGFRFVDPTASFTGHAVCDDPEWINGLSNPVEESYHPNRAGNVGYANLFGPSVTGRTATAQRSAEPTPQQSPAQRTRAAADRVVAMRLSSPENLAKAKAAGLNPSEVRRLDAQLRSPDTTVVDKALARLRALDRRTS from the coding sequence ATGACCACCTCCCCGCTGCGCGCCGCCGGGCTGCTGACCGCAGCCGCCGCGCTCGTCCTGTCCTCCACCACCCCCGCACAGGCCGCGGCGGGCGACTACGTCGCGCTCGGCGACTCCTACTCCGCCGACGTGGGCACCCGCGCCAAGGTCGACGACTGCTACCGCTCGCCGTACGGCTACCCCGCGCTGGTGGCGCAGACGTACGGCCTGAACCTGGACTACCAGGCGTGCACGGGCGCGACGACCTCCAGCGTGATCGACAGCCAGCTGGGGACGCTCGGCAGCGGCACCGGCTACGTCACGATGACCATCGGCGGCAACGACGTCGGGTTCTCCTCCATCCTCACCGAGTGCGCGCAGCCGGGCTGGATGAGCGACTGCGAGGGGGCGATCGCGGGCGGCCGGGCGATCCTGCGCGACCAGCTGCCGGGGCGCTACGACAACCTGTTCGGGCAGGTGCGCACCAAGGCGGCCAACGCGGCGGTCACGGTCGGCGGCTACCCGCGCATCTTCAACGGCGAGGACTGCAACGCCCTCACGTTCTTCGCGCCCGACGAGCAGAGCAGCCTCAACACCGCGACCGGCGAGCTGAACACGCTGGCGCGGGGCAAGGCGACCGGTGCGGGCTTCCGCTTCGTCGACCCCACCGCCTCGTTCACCGGCCACGCCGTGTGCGACGACCCGGAGTGGATCAACGGGCTGAGCAACCCGGTCGAGGAGTCCTACCACCCCAACCGCGCCGGCAACGTGGGCTACGCCAACCTGTTCGGCCCGTCGGTCACCGGCCGCACCGCGACGGCGCAGCGCAGCGCCGAGCCGACGCCGCAGCAGAGCCCGGCGCAGCGCACCCGCGCCGCCGCCGACCGCGTCGTCGCGATGCGCCTGTCGTCGCCGGAGAACCTCGCCAAGGCCAAGGCCGCCGGGCTGAACCCGAGCGAGGTCCGCCGCCTCGACGCGCAGCTGCGCTCGCCCGACACCACGGTCGTCGACAAGGCCCTCGCCCGGCTGCGCGCGCTCGACCGGCGCACCAGCTGA
- a CDS encoding SGNH/GDSL hydrolase family protein, with protein MTYVALGDSYAAGVGGGERVDACFRSRAGYPVIVAEEIGRTLAYEACSGAVVDDVRRGQLARLDSATELVTMSVGGNDAGFAEVLTACARPAWMGETDPIIDEAERVMREDLPDRLAALHEDVRSRAPQAQVVATGYPRLFAGEDCNLSTFFSPRELTRLNAAADLLAEVMGAAARAAGAVFVDVRDEFQGHAVCQDPEWIRGASWPLDESFHPNAAGHRAIADAVLVELGRQPVAAPAQQRPAVLSSRPAIAYGRPHDHGRKMFRLPDLLSPESLAGAKDSGLDVDEVRRLAEAGGPDAEARLHQLDREVRAATSVE; from the coding sequence ATGACCTACGTCGCGCTCGGAGACTCCTACGCCGCCGGTGTCGGCGGCGGCGAACGTGTCGACGCCTGCTTCCGGTCGCGCGCCGGATACCCGGTGATCGTGGCCGAGGAGATCGGCAGAACCCTTGCCTACGAAGCCTGTTCGGGCGCGGTGGTCGACGACGTACGCCGTGGCCAGCTCGCCCGCCTCGACTCCGCGACCGAGCTGGTCACGATGTCGGTCGGCGGCAACGACGCCGGGTTCGCCGAGGTGCTCACCGCCTGCGCCCGCCCGGCCTGGATGGGCGAGACCGACCCGATCATCGACGAGGCCGAGCGGGTGATGCGCGAGGACCTGCCGGACCGGCTGGCGGCGCTCCACGAGGACGTACGCTCGCGCGCGCCGCAGGCGCAGGTCGTCGCCACGGGCTACCCGCGGCTGTTCGCCGGCGAGGACTGCAACCTGTCGACGTTCTTCAGCCCGCGCGAGCTCACCCGGCTCAACGCCGCCGCCGACCTGCTCGCCGAGGTGATGGGGGCGGCCGCCCGCGCGGCGGGTGCGGTGTTCGTCGACGTGCGCGACGAGTTCCAGGGGCACGCCGTCTGCCAGGACCCGGAGTGGATCCGCGGCGCGTCGTGGCCGCTGGACGAGTCGTTCCACCCCAACGCCGCTGGCCACCGGGCGATCGCCGACGCGGTGCTGGTCGAGCTGGGCCGGCAACCGGTCGCAGCGCCCGCCCAGCAGCGTCCGGCCGTGCTGTCCAGCAGGCCCGCGATCGCGTACGGCCGCCCCCACGACCACGGCCGCAAGATGTTCCGCCTGCCCGACCTGTTGTCGCCGGAAAGCCTTGCGGGTGCGAAGGATTCGGGTCTCGATGTCGACGAGGTGCGCCGCCTCGCCGAGGCCGGCGGCCCCGACGCCGAGGCCCGGCTGCACCAGCTCGACCGGGAGGTTCGGGCCGCCACGTCCGTCGAGTAG
- a CDS encoding helix-turn-helix domain-containing protein, with protein sequence MSRALQPHLGEIVESIIEAIQRDVPAYSRPLEGDFGVAVRQGVEVALSRLLLELPGRDEPALPPEARLVYAGLGKGEARTGRPLEALLGAYRVGARMAFRAVSRISVQEGLDPTLLMPLGESIFVYIDELSSASIEAFTAEQFRQAGERDRRRAALLEQLVSGRAEEADLRALAADAGWVIPREVVVAAMPLEKADGLRLALGERGLARSRSEYAVVLVAAPRSERARAELERVLAGRRAWIGPVRPWLRAAGSLRAAHAAMTMPDPASVQAAEGDGPWWVRDHLSTLVLGHEPELLNDLAAQRLAPLDQLRPNQRARLAETLLSWLSHQGERAKVAAELHIHPQTVGYRVGQLREIFGDALDDPLTRFELEMVLRAGHS encoded by the coding sequence GTGTCCCGGGCGCTGCAGCCCCACCTCGGCGAGATCGTCGAGTCGATCATCGAGGCGATCCAGCGCGACGTGCCCGCCTACTCCCGCCCGCTCGAGGGCGACTTCGGGGTGGCCGTGCGCCAGGGCGTCGAGGTCGCGCTCAGCCGGTTGCTGCTGGAGCTGCCGGGCCGTGACGAGCCGGCGCTGCCGCCCGAGGCGCGGCTGGTGTACGCCGGGCTCGGCAAGGGCGAGGCCCGCACCGGCCGCCCGCTCGAGGCGCTGCTCGGGGCCTACCGCGTCGGGGCGCGGATGGCGTTCCGGGCGGTGTCGCGCATCTCGGTGCAGGAGGGGCTCGACCCGACCCTGCTCATGCCGCTCGGCGAGTCGATCTTCGTCTACATCGACGAGCTGTCCTCGGCCAGCATCGAGGCGTTCACCGCCGAGCAGTTCCGGCAGGCCGGCGAGCGCGACCGGCGCCGGGCCGCGCTGCTCGAGCAGCTGGTGTCGGGCCGGGCCGAGGAGGCCGACCTGCGCGCGCTCGCCGCCGACGCCGGCTGGGTCATCCCGCGCGAGGTCGTCGTGGCCGCGATGCCGCTGGAGAAGGCCGACGGGCTGCGGCTCGCGCTCGGCGAGCGGGGGCTGGCCCGCTCGCGCAGCGAGTACGCCGTGGTGCTGGTCGCCGCCCCGCGCAGCGAGCGGGCCCGGGCCGAGCTGGAGCGGGTGCTGGCCGGGCGGCGGGCCTGGATCGGTCCGGTACGCCCGTGGCTGCGGGCGGCCGGCTCGTTGCGGGCGGCGCACGCGGCCATGACGATGCCCGACCCGGCGTCGGTGCAGGCGGCCGAGGGCGACGGCCCGTGGTGGGTGCGCGACCACCTGTCGACCCTGGTGCTCGGGCACGAGCCCGAGCTGCTGAACGACCTTGCGGCACAACGGCTTGCGCCGCTGGACCAGCTGCGGCCCAACCAGCGCGCGCGGCTCGCCGAGACGCTGCTCTCGTGGCTCAGCCACCAGGGCGAGCGGGCCAAGGTCGCGGCCGAGCTGCACATCCACCCGCAGACCGTCGGCTACCGCGTCGGCCAGCTGCGCGAGATCTTCGGCGACGCCCTCGACGACCCGCTGACCCGGTTCGAGCTGGAGATGGTGCTGCGCGCCGGCCACTCCTGA
- a CDS encoding ferredoxin reductase, with translation MRALGVFTAPFPPEEFLGLVNPLSSARQLRGVVTRVTPETDHSTTIHFRPGRGWSAHAAGQYARIGVEIDGVRQWRSYSLSAAEGHDPAITVTAIGRVSQHLVQHTRVGDVLFLAPPQGDFVLPPGPRPLLMLTAGSGITPVMSMIRTLVPRRRDADVVLIHSSRTPQTTLFREELAELAQDNPGLHVVHRYTAVEGRLDLRSPDQLEATCPDWRSRKAYVCGPTELLDDATDFWRTFHAEDALSVERFETGLLAGDAAGGRVVFEKSDKEAEAEGSTTLLEVGENAGVLMPHGCRMGICHSCLTPLLSGQVKDLRTGEIRSDEGELIQTCISAAAGPVHLDV, from the coding sequence ATGCGCGCGCTCGGTGTGTTCACCGCGCCGTTCCCGCCCGAGGAGTTCCTGGGGCTGGTGAACCCCTTGTCCTCGGCGCGCCAGCTGCGCGGCGTGGTCACCCGCGTGACCCCCGAGACCGACCACAGCACCACCATCCACTTCCGCCCCGGCCGTGGCTGGTCGGCCCACGCCGCGGGGCAGTACGCCCGCATCGGCGTCGAGATCGACGGCGTGCGCCAGTGGCGCAGCTACTCGCTGTCGGCCGCCGAGGGCCACGACCCCGCGATCACCGTGACGGCCATCGGCCGGGTGTCCCAGCACCTGGTGCAGCACACCCGCGTCGGAGACGTGCTCTTCCTCGCCCCGCCGCAGGGCGACTTCGTGCTGCCGCCCGGCCCGCGCCCGCTGCTGATGCTGACCGCCGGCTCCGGCATCACCCCGGTCATGTCGATGATCCGCACCCTCGTGCCGCGCCGCCGCGACGCCGACGTGGTGCTCATCCACTCCTCGCGCACCCCGCAGACCACGCTGTTCCGCGAGGAGCTCGCCGAGCTCGCGCAGGACAACCCCGGCCTGCACGTCGTGCACCGCTACACCGCGGTCGAGGGCCGCCTCGACCTGCGCAGCCCCGACCAGCTCGAGGCCACCTGCCCCGACTGGCGCTCGCGCAAGGCGTACGTCTGCGGCCCGACCGAGCTGCTCGACGACGCCACCGACTTCTGGCGCACCTTCCACGCCGAGGACGCCCTCTCGGTCGAGCGGTTCGAGACCGGCCTGCTCGCCGGCGACGCCGCCGGGGGCCGCGTGGTCTTCGAGAAGTCCGACAAGGAGGCCGAGGCGGAAGGCTCGACCACCCTGCTCGAGGTCGGCGAGAACGCCGGCGTCCTCATGCCCCACGGGTGCCGCATGGGCATCTGCCACAGCTGTCTGACCCCGCTGCTCTCGGGACAGGTCAAGGACCTGCGCACCGGAGAGATCCGGAGCGACGAGGGCGAGCTCATCCAGACGTGCATCTCGGCCGCAGCCGGCCCGGTGCACCTCGACGTCTGA
- a CDS encoding fatty acid desaturase family protein, protein MALAAVPYTTTDDEPFDTSLRRGSKPSAVKRTGVLPTEGSPTVRPPGADHLSDDDVRQLGAELDAIRDEVIQSRGARDAAYIKRMIKIQRSLELGGRLLMLASRYKPAWVAGTGMVATAKVLDNMEIGHNTLHGQWDWMRDPDIHSTTYEWDFVAPARGWQHTHNDLHHTWTNVIGKDRDVGYNILRVSEDQPWTKRDIFNPAVNAGLSLVFEWGIASYDLEWDQVQEGHKTREAFDADMALLKRKAAKQVLKEYIAFPFVAQVVSRSGVAALTASVAANALRNVWAHAVIFCGHFPEGVETFSEEMIEGETRGDWYIRQMMGSANLSGSKFFHIMTGNLSHQIEHHCFPDIPSNRYIEIAPRVREICERYGLPYTTGPLPKQLASTWKRIFQLSLPEGKRWRDVPALLRA, encoded by the coding sequence ATGGCCCTGGCCGCAGTTCCCTACACGACCACCGACGACGAGCCGTTCGACACCTCGTTGCGGCGTGGCAGCAAGCCGTCCGCCGTCAAGCGCACCGGTGTGCTCCCCACCGAGGGCAGCCCGACCGTGCGCCCGCCGGGCGCGGACCACCTGAGCGACGACGACGTACGCCAGCTCGGGGCCGAGCTGGACGCGATCCGTGACGAGGTGATCCAGTCGCGCGGGGCCCGCGACGCGGCGTACATCAAGCGGATGATCAAGATCCAGCGCAGCCTGGAGCTCGGCGGCCGGCTGCTGATGCTGGCCTCGCGCTACAAGCCCGCGTGGGTCGCCGGCACCGGGATGGTCGCGACGGCCAAGGTGCTCGACAACATGGAGATCGGGCACAACACGCTGCACGGGCAGTGGGACTGGATGCGCGACCCCGACATCCACTCCACGACGTACGAGTGGGACTTCGTCGCGCCGGCGCGCGGCTGGCAGCACACGCACAACGACCTGCACCACACCTGGACCAACGTCATCGGCAAGGACCGCGACGTGGGCTACAACATCCTGCGCGTCAGCGAGGACCAGCCGTGGACCAAGCGCGACATCTTCAACCCGGCGGTCAACGCGGGGCTGTCGCTGGTCTTCGAGTGGGGCATCGCCTCCTACGACCTGGAGTGGGACCAGGTGCAGGAGGGGCACAAGACCCGCGAGGCGTTCGACGCCGACATGGCGCTGCTCAAGCGCAAGGCCGCGAAGCAGGTGCTGAAGGAGTACATCGCCTTCCCGTTCGTCGCGCAGGTCGTGTCGCGCTCGGGCGTCGCGGCGCTGACCGCGTCGGTGGCGGCCAACGCGCTGCGCAACGTGTGGGCGCACGCGGTGATCTTCTGCGGTCACTTCCCCGAGGGCGTCGAGACGTTCAGCGAGGAGATGATCGAGGGCGAGACGCGCGGTGACTGGTACATCCGCCAGATGATGGGCTCGGCCAACCTGTCGGGCAGCAAGTTCTTCCACATCATGACCGGCAACCTCAGCCACCAGATCGAGCACCACTGCTTCCCCGACATCCCGTCGAACCGCTACATCGAGATCGCGCCGCGGGTGCGCGAGATCTGCGAGCGCTACGGCCTGCCCTACACCACCGGCCCGCTGCCCAAGCAGCTCGCGTCGACGTGGAAGCGGATCTTCCAGCTGTCGCTGCCGGAGGGCAAGCGCTGGCGCGACGTGCCGGCGCTGCTGCGCGCCTGA
- a CDS encoding histidine phosphatase family protein, whose product MDPRSLLLVRHGQASFGKQDYDQLSPSGHRQARLLGADLARRGLRPDRIVCGGMKRHAQTVAEIVVGAEWEDLETEVDGRWNELDHVDVIQAYRPAYRHNLLLKADMVRTLRPRAAFESMFEQALRRWAGGQHDADYRESFGAFRERVDAAFDATVEATTGRTLVVTSAGCVSQIAARLTAAGSLDAWKEFALSISNTSVSRVALGKERARLQTFNEVSHLDAAGLVTLR is encoded by the coding sequence ATGGATCCCCGTTCGTTGCTGCTGGTCCGGCACGGGCAGGCGTCGTTCGGCAAGCAGGACTACGACCAGCTCTCCCCGAGCGGGCACCGACAGGCGCGGCTGCTCGGCGCCGACCTGGCGCGGCGCGGGCTGCGGCCCGACCGGATCGTGTGCGGCGGCATGAAGCGGCACGCGCAGACGGTCGCCGAGATCGTCGTCGGCGCCGAGTGGGAGGACCTGGAGACCGAGGTCGACGGGCGGTGGAACGAGCTGGACCACGTCGATGTGATCCAGGCCTACCGCCCGGCCTATCGGCACAACCTGCTGCTCAAGGCCGACATGGTGCGCACGCTGCGCCCGCGCGCGGCGTTCGAGTCGATGTTCGAGCAGGCGCTGCGGCGCTGGGCCGGCGGCCAGCACGACGCCGACTACCGCGAGAGCTTCGGCGCCTTCCGCGAGCGCGTCGACGCCGCGTTCGACGCGACGGTGGAGGCCACCACGGGCCGTACGCTCGTGGTCACCTCCGCCGGCTGCGTCAGCCAGATCGCCGCGCGCCTCACCGCGGCCGGCAGCCTGGACGCCTGGAAGGAGTTCGCGCTGAGCATCTCCAACACCAGCGTCAGCCGGGTCGCGCTCGGCAAGGAACGGGCGCGGCTGCAGACGTTCAACGAGGTGAGCCACCTGGACGCCGCCGGGCTGGTGACGCTGCGCTGA